Proteins from one Mesotoga infera genomic window:
- a CDS encoding family 16 glycoside hydrolase: MKRGFSLVELLIVLSVVVSLIGVATPLALNAVKKARAAAVASDFKALSKSLKTSIYLDESLPASIDRLGRNTDRAYGVAWSKNGSDYEFVIFTDREVDTKALAAILPDSGKGFPSGRYEFLAGGLSNTDLSSAYYRFSSDGSSISASGALVDYNFSLLEGLPFISSPPPHGTWTIVEGGLSSQTGKGKRNKGILESDESMRDYEIDVVLQYIDPDVDSKDARGYKVLFRAQGNNANSAAGYYLDFAPVRPRLVLQELKNGYAGNDIAYVELKELAGSNWKTTLNNTVHTLKIVAKGSQFKVYFNGVHALSASDSTFESGRVGLETYGNVKVIFKSVTIRSL; the protein is encoded by the coding sequence ATGAAAAGAGGTTTTTCACTCGTTGAGCTGTTGATAGTTCTCTCTGTTGTGGTTTCGTTGATCGGAGTTGCAACTCCTCTTGCGCTGAATGCAGTAAAAAAGGCCAGAGCCGCTGCCGTCGCTTCGGATTTTAAGGCTCTCTCAAAATCCCTCAAAACTTCGATCTATCTCGACGAAAGTCTTCCGGCCTCTATCGATAGGCTTGGAAGAAACACGGACAGGGCTTACGGAGTCGCCTGGAGTAAAAATGGGAGCGACTACGAATTCGTTATATTCACCGATAGAGAAGTTGACACAAAAGCTCTCGCTGCGATTCTGCCAGATAGTGGAAAGGGATTTCCTTCTGGCCGGTATGAGTTCCTAGCTGGCGGGTTATCGAATACGGATCTATCCAGCGCTTATTACCGTTTCTCTAGCGATGGAAGTTCTATAAGCGCGAGCGGGGCTTTAGTAGATTATAACTTTTCTTTACTCGAGGGTCTTCCCTTCATATCTTCCCCCCCACCCCACGGGACATGGACTATAGTCGAAGGCGGTCTTTCCTCCCAGACCGGAAAGGGCAAGAGAAACAAGGGAATTCTCGAAAGCGATGAAAGCATGAGAGACTATGAAATAGATGTAGTTCTTCAGTATATAGACCCCGATGTCGATTCAAAAGACGCGAGGGGGTACAAGGTTCTTTTCCGCGCACAGGGAAACAATGCCAACAGCGCTGCCGGTTACTATCTGGATTTCGCCCCGGTTCGTCCAAGATTGGTATTACAGGAATTAAAAAACGGTTACGCAGGGAACGATATAGCCTACGTGGAATTGAAAGAACTCGCCGGATCGAACTGGAAGACTACTTTGAACAATACGGTTCATACCCTGAAGATAGTAGCAAAGGGCTCACAGTTCAAAGTATATTTCAATGGAGTTCATGCCCTTTCCGCCAGCGACTCCACATTTGAAAGCGGAAGAGTCGGACTGGAGACTTATGGAAACGTAAAGGTCATATTCAAGAGCGTTACCATCAGATCTCTATAG